CTAGTTACACTATTAGTGTAGTGcaaatggtttattttctaaatagaaaTAGTGAAAGTGCACACAAAACATACTTTGTTCTACCATTTAAATTACTCTGAATTGTTAGTTACATATCAGGTTTTTGTCTATTCTTGGATTCCTTAATGCAACTTTTTCAAGTGTAAGAAGTGGATAAATGGGTATGATTTTTAAGCAGTTCATTTCATTGCTATTCCACATCAGCGGTCTTCTGGGATGGGATGAAATTGTAGGCAGTcaaagaaaccacagaaaacCTTTCATCTCGAAGAGCTCAACAGAAACCTATTAAAATGACGTAAGCGTACCCCAACTTTCATGTTACATGGGTTCGTCTTTGGGGAAATGAGGTACTGTGTGCTTTTCTTAATTGCAGCCAGCATTAGAAGTTTCACTGTTGGTTATTTGGGGTAGGAGGGTGAACTCTGCTTTGCCATGACAAAGCTCAGGTGAACACCTTTCTCCCAAAACAGATTAAAGTGAATTTGTCCCAGAACAAATCAAGACAAGGGGAAAACTATGATGTAAAGTTTATATACAAGAATATAACATTTATCTGGAGTATTTACAAGGTTaattaaagcaatattttacaACTCTTTCAGGTTAACCACTAGGTATGTTACAATTAGGCTACAGATGGCTtaatttgcaaaataataagaaaatgttGCACTCAGATAAACCAGTTCCAaaacctgttttttgtttgtttgttgttgttttttcttctaactaATGGGCTGAGTCTTGAGGAAGATAAAACTTGAGAATGGTTAATATACCCTTACTGGTGCCTATGTATCACATGCAAGAGTTGTAACATGGCCTATATAAATTTAATATAGATGGCAAGCCATGTCACCTCAGTGAAAGAATAGTACACCTTGTGACAGGCCAGTCGCACACATCTGTCTTTCTCTGTCTCCTACTTTTGCACAACAAACATCCATGTATACAGAAAGGCAGCAATATAAATGAACCAGCATTACCAAAACGAAGAGGGAAAAACCTCAGATAAGAGTCACATTTgcaaccattaaaaaaaaaaaaaaattaaaaaaaaaaaccaactgttAAGCAAGATAGTTTAATACTTCCCAAAAATAGtcatgatatatatatttttattacatttaacCTATGTACAGAAACGATGGGCTCTCCCCCTCTCAGAGATTGGTTGCTGTGACTCCTGGCCAGGGCATTCTTGAGGTGCAGAGAGGCTGAAGAAAGAAGGTTGGGGAGGCCTGGAGAGCTCAGGACAGAGGAAGCTGATGAAGCCAACGCAGCCAAAGCCACTAACACTGCAGTTTGCGGATGCTGCGGGAGAACCGCTTAAAAGCCCGCTGCCCTTTCTGCCACCGCTTCAGCGAGGTGATCACCAGTTCCCCAGCTTGCTTTTGCCCCATGACCAAGTAGGGGACGTTGATGTCATTCATCTCGTCACAGGTACACTGGAGGCCACCTTTGAGCCAGAGCACGATTTTCCTCAGATCCCTCTCGGTCAGCCCATTCAGCTTGTAGATGGTCTTGCTCTTTGTTTCAGGGGTGATCTTGGTATCCCCATTGATGTAGGCAATCTCCTTCACTTTTATCTTCAAGGCTAATAGAGCGAGGGGAGCCGTGGTGGAGGGGGAAGCGAGAGGGAGAGAGATTAAGagtttttttcccattagtgCACATAAAGGAGACCTGGGGAGGGAGGTGCTCTATTGCTAATTAAACTGTCAGGGCTGACAGAAGAGGCAGCAGGTGGCTCCATTTCTAAAGCCAGAAAGGGCATGCAAGTCATTTCAGTTTGAATCAACCTTAGGGCTGAGAGTTTGGGGgattcttttctcctcttccccctccccctcccctttttccttccttcctacattaatattttcttcggcttttctcctgtttgcaaACAGAGAGAGGGCAGCTTTGCTATGTTAAGCAGCACTCCAGTTTTTGCTGGGACAGGATGTATTCCTGAAATCCAAGAATATGAAGGGGTGGTGGGGAGGCGAGTACCTAAACCTAATCTGAAACCTgatctctgctgcagctgaaaagtTCTAAACTTAATTTATTAGGCTGGAGAGGATTGTAGGCAAACCTGCAAGGAAATGATATTTCACATACattgttgtttctttgaaagaatAGATCCCATAGAGGGCAAATTGGTCCAACAGCTGCATTTGATTTGGTGAAAAAACGAGGAGGGGGATACAAGATGCTTTAAGAATCTGTGGGGCACATTTAGCTTTAGGAGGATTTATCTGAGTACAGTTTGCCAGGCCAAAGCTATTGGCTGTTTTAGCAGTTATGTCCTGCAATCAGAGTTCCACaagttgttgggttgtttttttttcttttcattttaagagaAGCTTTTGAATTTTCGCAGATATTTCTAGTACAGATCTGCCTCCCAGGTATAAATACTGACCTATTATAAAAGGATTCCCCTCctcattctccttttctcctgaaATGCTAACGTGCGGATAATGTGCCCTTCAGTTGTCTGTGTTGAACAGGCTTTCTCATCCTCTTCTAACTCCAGATCTTCACATTAAGTTTATATCCTCAATTGTCTGTGCATTACCTTCTCTTTTTTGCTATACGTCATGCAGCTCTTTCTCATATGTCTAAGTGAAGCTTTGCTGTACTTCTCCCCAGGCAATAGTCTAGACGaaagattcctttttttcactttattttctattcagcTTGCCTGCAGTGTCCACATAAAAGAGTACTACTTCAAAACAGTACACATGAAAGGACTTTAAAGGGCCGTTTTTAACTCAGAGATGCAATTTTGTGTTTCTTGACCAGAATGGTCAGATGCATTGGGATGGATGAGGTGAGACAAAGCCCTGCCTTTATTCAGACACGTCTCTCAGACTCCACTGGGAGTTTTACCTGCTCCTAATCCCTCAAGTTTTTATTGAGGGGCTCTGCTGCCACTTACCGAAATCATTTTTGCAGAGGTTTTCCATGATGTCATTATCATCCTCATTTTTGTTCTTGCAGGCATCACAGACTTTGGGTGCTGCAAACACAAGGTACAGACCTTGTCAGGCTCAAGGAGAAAGGAACAGCAGGTGGCGTTGGGAACCCTTTGGGGAAACACAGCTTTTCCAGCCGGACAGACTGTGTGCCTTCTCCCTCTCTTTGATCACAAGCCACTGGAGGAGAGCACAGAGGGTGCTCTTAGGCTTACACTAAAccaagctttttctctctttttctttcccctattacaaaaagagcaaaaagggGGTGGAAGGAGCTCCCCAACCCCACGCTTcagcaatcacagaatcgctcaggttggaaaagaccttaaagatcaccgAATCCacaaccatactaccctaattAACAAACCTCCACTAAATCaagtccctgagcaccacatccaaatggcttttaaacacgtccagggatagtgactcaaccacctccctggagagcctattccagtgcttaacaacccctTCTATAAAtgagtttttcctgatatctaacccaaacttaccctggcacaacttaaggccatttccccttctcctgtcacctgtcatcagtgagaagagaccaaccccgctctcaATCTGTAAGATACTGATTGCTGATGactgctgcaggagaaggaTGCCCCTCATTACTAACTCAGGGAACCATGTGGCTCCAGTCAGGATTCACAGACCTTCTCCACAAGGAGATGATTGCTGCCAGCCTCACCACCCAGCACACCTgaggggcagctctgcagagctgagcccatATCACTTCATTTCAGGGCTgtggggaaaagcagcagttcccAGGGCTGGGATATCGTGGAGAGAACCTCCTCGAGCCTGACTGAGCCATGCACCTGGCATCAGGGCAGCCATCTCTTACCTTCCCTGGTGACTGGGAGGATGTGGTCACTGCTGGCCAGAGGGATGCAGAGGTCATTGTCCTTGGGGAAGCGGCTGCAGTCCAGCATGTCGGGCCAGGGGAAGCCGAAAGCAGACATCACTGGGGCGCAGCTCTCCTTCACCTCCTCACAGAGCGAGTGGCACGGCTGGATGATCTCGTCCAGGTCGTCGATGCAGACGGGAGCAAAGAGGGAGCAGAGGAACTTCCTGGTGTCGGGGTGACACTGCTTCTGCACCAGCGGGATCCAGGTGGAggcctgttccagcacctcctgcaccGTCTCGTGCCCCAGCAGGTTGGGCAGCCGCATGCTCTGGTACTCGATGCCTCGGCACAGCAGCATCGGGGCGGGGATGGGCTTGCAGTTGGAGCGCTTGTAGGAGAAGTCGGGCTCCCCGAAGGGGAAGAGCCCGGCGGCTGAACCCAGGCACTGGGAGACCAGCAGGATCAGGGCGCAGAGGCGGCGCGGCATGGCGGGGCGGTGGGCTGAGCTGAGTGCCGAGCGGgccccagctcaggctgctctgctgcctgacCAACGGGGACGGACGGAGGCTCAGAGAGGTGTGGGGGCAAACGGGAGTTTTCTGGATGTTTTGTATGCAAATGGCAGGGGGAGAGGGGGGCTGGGAGGAGCTTGGTGACAGCCATCCGGAAAGGATTGGTCACTACTTTCTTGCTCTGCTTCAGCTCAGGGGGATTGTCTTTTGGCAGGAAATCGTTAAAAGTGTGTGTGTTGGGAAGGGGGGGACATCCCCGCGAACAAAAACCCTCTGAGCCCCTTGTCCGAGATGGGGCTGCGGGGCCACTTTGGGGTCGCGGCTGCTTCGAGCTGAGCTCTACAGCTCCCAGAGCCGATGCGGAGCAGCAGGACGCTCCTCTCTCCTCGTCTCCCCCTGCCCATGTTTGGTCTGTGCGCTGCCGGCGGTGAAGTGATGTCGCCGGCAACACTTCCCCAAGCTTGGGGCCATACCGTCTGCTCATGGGACCGGGAGGTGTAAGCCAGCTCATTGTGGGAAGGTGCAGAGTGCCCCCCACTTGCAGCACCCAGGGCTGCGAAGGGCAAGGGGGAGTAGAAGACGTGAACCACAAGCATGCTCCCTACCCATGATGGAGGCACATCCCTGCCCGTGGGGCTCTCTCGCAGCTGTGCTCGAGGGTCTGAGGATGGACCTCTACAGAGAAGCTCCAAACCTGCACCGAACCCTCCTGCCCAGCTTTCTCCTGCAAGGTGTTGAAGACAGAGCTAGGCAAACAAAGCCAGGCAAACCCCAAACATAAAGCTGCTGGACCGACAGCCCTCTCCACATCAGGGATTATTCCACAGCTCTGAGCGTCCAAGGGTTTTTGACATCCTATTGCCTGGCATGTTCTTCTGGGGCTAAGCATGGGACTGGCCCTGTGCCATGCAGGCACatccctttcccttctgtcttCACCTAGAAGCTCCCTCAAGGAATTATGTTTGTGCTGATTTGCCAtaaagggagaagcagcagacaaAGCACTGGGATCCTAGTGCAGCTCTATTGCATCTTGAATATTTCTGGATTTTCAGTAATATTATTTATGGGATTATAATTGAAGAGAGTAGGTCTGTGTAGTATCATTTTGTGGTAAACCACATTCATTAATCAGCTACTGTGAATATATCTTCTTATAGAGATGTTTTATGGGAAGCCAGCCCTTCCCATAAAACCCTTATAATTTCTGTAAGTTGCACAATCTCTATAGATCCAGTTTTGGTCACTGTCTGTGGCATAAGAAAGGGAGAGGACCTGCAGCATCCACTGAGAGATCTAGGGGCAGCCATGTTTACTGGTTGCAATATTTTCCTGGGCTAGCAGCTGGTGCCCGTTTGAAGCCAGTGCCAGTCATTTCAGGGAAGGTTTGGAGGACCTTTCTAATAGTGCATTCTCATGGGTGTGACTTCCCTGTAGACCAGTCTctcaaacactgaaaacaaataccaTGGATGTCTAACACCCCTTGTGAAAGTGCTTAAAAGCAGTCCATTTCCTACAGCACCACATATTCTTGCCATCTATCTGTGTTCAATTCATTCCTTTGAACAACGGATCTGTAGTTCTTGGCCTCAGTCAGCTTCCATGGCACTGAGCCCCACAGATGACTTCTGGTGTCCATTTTAAGCCTGCTTTGCGAAGTACTGAGATGCCAGAGGTTGTCGCTGTTGCTGCTTGCAGGAGATGTCACCTCCTGGAGGTGGTCCCACAATCCTTGGTCCCCAAACTCCTCTTCAGGAAAGAGGATCTACCAGTGTGTTTACTCTTActctgaaagaatgaaaaggatctttatatatatttgtaatttttaatctctctcatttttttaatgcctgtctttttatttatttatttatttatttattgtacaGCCCTTCAGATGGAGGTCAGTGTGGTCAGAAGACAACTTGCCAGCTGCCTATGCAACTCTCCAGAGACCCAGCTAGCTGTGCCTAGAGCAATCAAGCACCTACGATCTGAAGACACCATTTAAACTACAGATAA
This region of Coturnix japonica isolate 7356 chromosome 4, Coturnix japonica 2.1, whole genome shotgun sequence genomic DNA includes:
- the SFRP2 gene encoding secreted frizzled-related protein 2 → MPRRLCALILLVSQCLGSAAGLFPFGEPDFSYKRSNCKPIPAPMLLCRGIEYQSMRLPNLLGHETVQEVLEQASTWIPLVQKQCHPDTRKFLCSLFAPVCIDDLDEIIQPCHSLCEEVKESCAPVMSAFGFPWPDMLDCSRFPKDNDLCIPLASSDHILPVTREAPKVCDACKNKNEDDNDIMENLCKNDFALKIKVKEIAYINGDTKITPETKSKTIYKLNGLTERDLRKIVLWLKGGLQCTCDEMNDINVPYLVMGQKQAGELVITSLKRWQKGQRAFKRFSRSIRKLQC